The Deinococcus hopiensis KR-140 sequence GCCCATCTGCCGGCCCCGGCCTGTCACCCACCCCGCCACCTCGCCGGCCTTCTGGGGAGCGGGCGCGGGGCGGTGCTCGCCCCGCGCCTCGTACAGCTTGACGCGCCCGGCGGGAGCCGCCTCGTCCAGCACCGCCACGGTGACGGGCGCCGAGGCGAGCAGTTCCAGCAGCGCCTTGTCGGGCTTGACGCCAGCGAAGTCCACTACCACGCCGCCGTCCCCAAACAGGCTGGGCATCAGCAGCGGCTCCAGGTTTGCGGCCGTGACCTCCTCTCCCGCCAGCCGGGGCAGGTCGCGCACCTGCAGGCCGCGGGCGTTCAGGACGTCGCGCAGCGTCTCCTCAGCCAGAAAGCGGTTACCACTGAAAGCGATTAAGGGCACGGGTCCTCATCCTCCGGACAGCAGCCTTCAAGACCCAAGAACCGGGCCACCTCACGCAGCCTCCGCAGCATGTCCTGAGCCGTCTGGGGCCGCCCGTCGAGGTCGCGGCTCAGGGCGGCGTCGAGCAGGGGGTGGAGTTCCGGCGGCCCCGGCAGCGGCGCGCGCTCGGGCGAGAGGCCAGTCAGCCAGCCCAGGGCGTCCTGGAAGGGCGGGTGTCCGGCCAGGCAGTCGAACAGCAGCACCCCGGCGGAGTACAGGTCGCTGCGCGGGTCGCCCCGCACCCCCCGAAACTGTTCGGGAGCCATGAAGTGCGGCGTGCCCATGCGGGTGCCCTCGTGTAGGTCCGATCCCAGGGCGCGCGAGTGGCTCATGCCGAAATCGGTCAGGCGAACGGCTCCGGCCTCGGCCTGTCCCCCGGCCAACAGCACGTTCTCGGGCTTCACGTCCTGGTGGGTCACCCCCTGGGCATGAACGTAGACGAGGGCGCTCAGGACGCCGCACACCACCGACAGGGCCTCCGGCAGCGGCAGCGCGCCCCGTTCGAGCCGTTCGCGCAGGCTCACGCCGCTGATCCAGGGAAAGACCAGACGGCGCGGGCTGGCGCTGAGCAGTGGCACGATCAGGGGGTGGCTGAGCCCAGCGGCGATCTGGCCTTCTTGCAGAAAACGGGCCGTAACTTGCGGCTCGTCGGTCAGGCAGGTCTTGATAAAGGCGGGCTGACCAGCGTGAACGCCCTCCTCGCTCTGCACGCCGCCGTGTCGCGACAGGACCCGGGGCGTGGCGGTCCGCGCAGAGGAGGGAGCAGGGGCGTCGTCTTGCACGATGTGCATTCTAGGGGGCAGGCGCGCAGAAACGGGCACACGGTCTGCTCCGGCGGCCCGTCCTCGCCTCCATTAATCCTGTATGGGCGGGTCCCGGGCCAGCGGACTCAGTTCACCCGCACGCTGCCCGTCAGGGTCCGCAGCACCGCCTCGTTGCGGCTGTAGTCCTTGACATTGCCCGCAATCGTCACGACTAGGATGCGGCCCTCGGCGCTCGTCATCAGCAGCTCGCGCCGCAGTTCGTCGCCCTGGGTGGGCGTCGTGAACACGAACTGCGCCCAGGGCGTTCCGCCGATCTGCAAGACGTTCGCCTTGAGGGATTTGACGTTGGGCACCTGCGCGCGAATCACCGCCGGAAACTGCGCCACGAGGTCCGGCACCTGGTTCGGGGTCAACTTGCCCTGCCGCCACTCGAAGGCCACGCTGACCTTGCGGTCCTCGGTCAGAAAGACGAATTCGGGCCGTCCCGCCACCGAGGGAAAGGCCTTGACAATGCCCGCCTCGTTTAGGGTCAGCAGCTTGGCGTTGGGTTCCAGCGTCACGGGCAAAGAGCC is a genomic window containing:
- a CDS encoding serine/threonine-protein kinase yields the protein MQDDAPAPSSARTATPRVLSRHGGVQSEEGVHAGQPAFIKTCLTDEPQVTARFLQEGQIAAGLSHPLIVPLLSASPRRLVFPWISGVSLRERLERGALPLPEALSVVCGVLSALVYVHAQGVTHQDVKPENVLLAGGQAEAGAVRLTDFGMSHSRALGSDLHEGTRMGTPHFMAPEQFRGVRGDPRSDLYSAGVLLFDCLAGHPPFQDALGWLTGLSPERAPLPGPPELHPLLDAALSRDLDGRPQTAQDMLRRLREVARFLGLEGCCPEDEDPCP